A genomic segment from Anabas testudineus chromosome 6, fAnaTes1.2, whole genome shotgun sequence encodes:
- the agk gene encoding acylglycerol kinase, mitochondrial, with protein MARVVKVFRTLRNHWKKSTFAVCVLSYGGYWLYGKHCDNVLRREACLVAREFGRQQIAPQERLRKATVILNPAACSGKANNLFEKNAAPILHLAGVEVTVVKTDYEGQAKKLMELMEQTDMLIVAGGDGTLQEVITGLLRRPDHDKFSNTPIGFIPLGSHNSLSPSLHLLSDNKVKDITSATLSILKGETVPLDVLQIKSEKEQPVFALMGLRWGAFRDVSSTISKYWYLGPLKTNAAHWFRTLREWPLVRDVSVSYLAPSLRPPDLPPQKPPRPNLLYRIIRRLKNHWNPPVEEPPKVEEPEKWEETRLSTIELFIQTHNKNPVERRLNDSMMICAEPDNLTVGEFVTVGNKKQEDPTVFTKDSTTLEASACQLELPEASGTFYNIDNEEYEAMPVEVRLLPRKLRFFISAERREQLLSQTQ; from the exons ATGGCTCGGGTGGTGAAAGTGTTTCGGACTCTGCGGAATCACTGGAAGAAATCCACGTTTGCTGTTTGCGTCTTGTCTTACGGAGGCTACTGGCTGTATGGTAAACACTG TGACAATGTTTTGCGGCGAGAGGCTTGTCTAGTGGCCAGG GAATTTGGCCGTCAACAGATAGCCCCACAGGAGCGGCTGAGGAAAGCAACAGTGATCTTGAACCCTGCAGCTTGTAGTGG GAAAGCTAACAACCTGTTTGAAAAGAATGCTGCCCCTATTTTACACCTGGCTGGTGTGGAGGTCACCGTGGTTAAG ACAGACTATGAAGGCCAGGCAAAAAAGTTGATGGAGCTCATGGAACAGACAGATATGTTGATCGTGGCAGGAGGGGATGGCACCTTGCAGGAGGTCATCACAGGTTTACTGCGAAGGCCAGATCAT GACAAATTCAGTAATACGCCTATTGGGTTCATTCCACTGGGTTCTCACAATTCCCTGAGTCCAAGTCTTCACCTTCTGAGTGACAACAAGGTCAA AGACATCACGTCAGCAACACTGTCCATTCTGAAGGGAGAGACGGTACCGCTGGATGTGCTACAGATCAAA AGTGAGAAAGAGCAGCCAGTCTTTGCCCTGATGGGACTGCGCTGGGGTGCCTTTAGAGATGTGTCTTCAACAATTAGCAA atattGGTACCTAGGACCTTTAAAGACAAATGCTGCACATTGGTTTAGGACTCTAAGG GAGTGGCCCCTGGTCCGGGATGTCTCTGTGTCCTACTTGGCTCCCAGCCTTCGGCCCCCTGACCTGCCCCCTCAGAAGCCCCCCAGGCCAAATCTACTCTATCGCATCATCCGCAGACTAAAGAACCACTGGAACCCTCCGGTTGAAG AACCTCCAAAAGTGGAAGAGCCAGAGAAGTGGGAGGAGACGCGGCTGTCGACGATAGAGCTGTTTATTCAAACGCACAACAAAAATCCAGTGGAGAGG CGCTTAAATGACTCCATGATGATCTGTGCAGAGCCTGATAACTTAACTGTGGGCGAGTTCGTCACTGTCGG caataaaaaacaagaggACCCAACTGTATTCACTAAAGACTCCACAACACTGGAAGCCAGTGCTTGCCAGCTGGAGCTGCCAGAG GCGTCCGGCACCTTCTACAACATCGACAACGAGGAGTATGAAGCCATGCCTGTGGAAGTAAGGCTCTTGCCACGAAAATTACGCTTCTTCATCAGCGCTGAGCGCAGAGAGCAGCTCCTGTCACAGACGCAGTGA